GAACGGCTCCGTCGCCCACACCGCGGTGTGAAAGCCGCCGGGCCCACCGTGCAGGTGGTTCGGCCCGTCGTTCGCGTCGACGACGTGCTCGGTGCCGTCGAGCGTGAAGCGCCCGCCCGCGATGCGGTTCGCGTAGCGCCCGACGAGCGTGCCGAGGTAGCGTGGGTCGGCCTCGTACGCGTCGAGCGTGTCGTAGCCCAGCACCACGTCGTCGAGCGCGCCGTCGCGGTCGGGCACGTGCAGCGACGCGATGATGCCGCCGAGCGTGAGGAAGCGCAGCGCGACGCCGTTCGCGTTCGTCAGGGTGTACGCGTGCACCGTCTCGCCGGACGACGTGACGCCGAACGGCTCGCAGCGCACGCCGCGGGTGAGGTCGAGCGAGGTCGTGCTCATGGGGTGGATCGGTACAGACGCTGCGCCGCGTTCGCGACGTAGACGAACATCGCGGCCTCGGGGATGACGTACTCCCCCTCGTACCAGAGGAACGGCCAGTCCTCCTTCAGCTCGGGGAAGTCGGGCTTCACGATCAGCACGCCCGGCACCACGCCGCCCGGGATGAACGAGTAGTCCGCGCGATTGTTGCCGTACGCCACCGTCTTGCTGTGCGCGCCGACGCCGGACACGAGCGACGTGCTCGATGCCGGATGCGCGCCGAGCAGGAAGTCGACGGCGCGCAGCACGTGCTCCGCGCCGATGATCTCCGGAAAGGCCTCGTGGAGCACGGCGTTGCGCATCGCGAAGCCGAGCACCGCGCCGCTCCCCGCCCATCCGCCCGTCGTGATCGGCACGCCGAACGGGTTCTGCGCGCTCGCCGCGTCGAGCCGGGTACGGTACGCGCGCACCGCACGCTCCACGCGCTCGCGCCACGACGCGTCCATGAGCGGCATCGCCCGCACCGCGAGCTCGGCGTACCCGTCGAATCGCGACTCGATCGTCGGCCACATCGCGTCGAGCCGGCGCGCGTACTTCGCGTCGCGCGTCGTGATCAGCAGCTCCACCGCAGCCTTCAGCTCCTCGGCCTCGAGCGGGCCGCCGGTGGTGTTGCCGGCGCGGAAGACGATCGGCGTCTCGCGCGCGTGCTCCTCGTCCCACACGCGCGTCGCGGTGCGCAGGCACTCGTCGGCGAGCGCCGCGTCGCGCGCGCGCAGCACGCGGCTCGCCGCCGCGAGCGCCGCGATCGCGCCGTAGTCGAGCGGCGTGTTCTTGCTCGTGAACGCCATGCGGTCGTCGCTCGTCCCGGAGCGCCACCGCGCGCTGTCCACGGCGAGGCTGTCGAGCCGCGGATCCCAGACGAGGTTGTCCGTCATGGTGACCGCGTCGCCGAGGTGCGTGTACTGGCCCAGCGTCGGCTCGACGATGCCCGGGATGGCGTGTCCCACCGCGCGGTACTGCGCGAGCAGCGCGAGCGTGCCGTGCTCGATCTGCTGCACGACGTCGGGGACGCCGTCGGGGTGACGCAGGTCCACCCAGCGGCGGCGCTCGTCGACCGTCGTCTGATCCCAGTCGACGCCGAACGTCTCGCGCGCCTGTACGAGCGCGAGCACCGTCGCGTACTGGCTCTGCGTGCGGAGGTCGAAGTCGCCCGCGTCGTGCCACCCGCCGACGTTCAGCCCCGGGATGTGCTCACCGGGCGCGTACTTCGTGTCGGTCGTCGGCCCCTGCGCGTAGAGATCGAAGTGCACGTACGACGTCGGCGCCTGCCGAGCGTCGTCGAGATGCGGCGCCCCGTGCCACACGCGATAGCGGTCGTTCACGAGCACGTGGTCCATCTGGACCGCGAGGTACGTGT
This DNA window, taken from Gemmatirosa kalamazoonensis, encodes the following:
- a CDS encoding glycoside hydrolase family 9 protein gives rise to the protein MTIRTYPRGFVLIMAWLVPAALAAQQPLRVDSLGVLRGRGADVLVFNDYYGQFGDEKISGVELIHHGVRTATNGDVRLSPTPEQWDPTPRLVGRDVDRASGRVTARLSYPAYDFSYRVEASPSGDGVLVRVLLDAPLPERLVGRAGLNIEFLPSAYFGKTYLADGAPGLFPRRESGAVERAPAPLGNAVGGPTSVPGLEASAMASGHTLVLAPEDAERRVTITARGGATVALYDGRNKAQNGWFVVRTLLPAGRTGAVVEWLLIPNRIPGWTRPPVIAHSQVGYLPDAPKVAVIETDPNDAARPVARLLRVEADGRLTPRVARAPVRWGRYLRYDYARFDFSSEKEPGVYVIEYGAARSEPFRIARDVYADVWQPSLDTYLAVQMDHVLVNDRYRVWHGAPHLDDARQAPTSYVHFDLYAQGPTTDTKYAPGEHIPGLNVGGWHDAGDFDLRTQSQYATVLALVQARETFGVDWDQTTVDERRRWVDLRHPDGVPDVVQQIEHGTLALLAQYRAVGHAIPGIVEPTLGQYTHLGDAVTMTDNLVWDPRLDSLAVDSARWRSGTSDDRMAFTSKNTPLDYGAIAALAAASRVLRARDAALADECLRTATRVWDEEHARETPIVFRAGNTTGGPLEAEELKAAVELLITTRDAKYARRLDAMWPTIESRFDGYAELAVRAMPLMDASWRERVERAVRAYRTRLDAASAQNPFGVPITTGGWAGSGAVLGFAMRNAVLHEAFPEIIGAEHVLRAVDFLLGAHPASSTSLVSGVGAHSKTVAYGNNRADYSFIPGGVVPGVLIVKPDFPELKEDWPFLWYEGEYVIPEAAMFVYVANAAQRLYRSTP